From the genome of Nitrosopumilus sp., one region includes:
- a CDS encoding arginine decarboxylase, pyruvoyl-dependent, which produces MLDLIAKNLFLTKGKGVHEDRLTSFEYALRDAGIAGTNLVLISSIFPPQAKLISRKEGLKKIKPGQILFTIYSKNQTSEPHRVCSASVGLAQPKDTSRYGYLSEYESFGQNEAQAGDYAEDIAAQMLASSLGIAFDADNAWNEKRQQWMISGEIYNTHNITQSTKGDKDGKWTTVFAAAVLLL; this is translated from the coding sequence ATGCTTGACTTGATTGCAAAAAACCTGTTTCTTACAAAAGGCAAGGGTGTTCATGAGGATAGACTGACTAGTTTTGAATATGCGTTAAGGGATGCGGGCATTGCAGGAACTAATCTGGTTTTAATCTCGAGTATATTTCCTCCACAGGCAAAATTGATTTCTAGAAAAGAAGGATTAAAAAAAATTAAACCTGGACAAATACTATTTACAATTTATTCCAAAAACCAAACCAGTGAGCCACATAGGGTGTGCTCTGCATCTGTGGGTCTTGCCCAACCTAAGGATACATCACGATATGGATATCTTTCTGAGTACGAATCATTTGGTCAAAATGAGGCTCAAGCTGGTGATTATGCTGAGGATATTGCGGCACAAATGCTGGCCTCTTCCTTGGGAATTGCATTTGATGCTGACAATGCCTGGAATGAAAAAAGACAGCAGTGGATGATCTCGGGAGAAATATACAACACCCATAACATCACGCAATCCACAAAAGGTGACAAGGATGGAAAATGGACAACTGTCTTTGCCGCAGCTGTTTTACTACTGTGA
- a CDS encoding TetR family transcriptional regulator, translating into MKVKSLTDTQEKIIDISAKRFAKNGFQKTSLNDIAKAAKISKGTLFYHYPSKEDLFFVVLSQNIDSAFKEEFEYYVKQGFKLFKDRNNLLHDLATYYDSRMVKPKLIERLWLEGVIESEHNPKLQQMLSKKDDEIVQRTAEMLRFARTQIGILEGFDDSELSQMAQGLAAFFRGMFLYRIMGKDVDELKNIWVLTVYNLYISGKHSHDK; encoded by the coding sequence ATGAAAGTCAAATCTCTGACAGATACTCAAGAAAAGATCATTGACATATCGGCAAAAAGATTTGCAAAGAATGGATTTCAAAAGACATCTCTGAATGATATTGCCAAAGCTGCAAAAATAAGCAAGGGTACCCTGTTTTATCATTATCCAAGCAAGGAGGATCTTTTTTTTGTGGTGCTTAGTCAGAATATAGATTCAGCATTTAAAGAGGAATTCGAATATTATGTGAAACAGGGCTTCAAACTGTTTAAAGATCGAAATAATCTTCTTCATGATCTGGCAACGTATTATGATTCAAGAATGGTAAAACCAAAACTGATTGAAAGACTGTGGCTGGAAGGCGTCATAGAATCCGAACATAATCCAAAACTTCAGCAGATGCTGTCCAAAAAAGACGATGAAATCGTACAAAGAACGGCCGAAATGCTCAGATTTGCCAGAACCCAAATTGGAATATTGGAAGGTTTTGATGATTCAGAATTATCCCAAATGGCACAGGGATTGGCAGCATTCTTTCGTGGAATGTTCCTTTATAGAATAATGGGGAAGGATGTTGATGAGCTGAAAAACATATGGGTGCTAACAGTCTACAACTTGTATATCTCAGGTAAACATTCGCATGATAAGTAA
- a CDS encoding NAD-dependent epimerase/dehydratase family protein — MKLDKDSKILITGASGFIGSKLTQKISSCNATVFYLVRNRDKASNQSNAIIVDITSPNIELPDEYFDVVYHLASATPHEKNKKILEQVNLQGTKNLFNAVKDKTKSIVYVSGLTVFDSQYENIDENTLINPDTYYTKLRVMAQRYLEEHCLQNTIEYTTAHVGDIVYGNGGFFMSDMVSRLKRNRFRIPGDGMYVKNYVHVDDVVGALLAIIEHDKTNQSFIITGSNPAPFKDFVNCISSELGMKNQRHVPEFLAKLAIGKDIVNLLTKSTSASNAKIMSIYNFQHPKYQDGIKDVFNRLNHQKT; from the coding sequence ATGAAACTTGACAAGGATTCAAAGATTCTGATTACTGGAGCCAGCGGATTTATTGGATCCAAATTGACACAAAAGATATCAAGTTGCAATGCCACGGTATTCTACCTGGTGCGAAATAGAGACAAGGCATCCAACCAATCCAACGCAATCATTGTAGACATCACATCTCCAAATATAGAATTGCCTGACGAATATTTTGATGTGGTGTATCATCTTGCATCAGCTACCCCACATGAAAAAAATAAAAAAATACTGGAGCAGGTAAACCTTCAGGGAACAAAGAATCTGTTTAATGCAGTAAAAGACAAGACAAAATCAATTGTGTATGTTTCAGGACTTACGGTATTTGACTCACAATATGAAAACATTGATGAGAATACGCTGATAAATCCAGACACATATTACACGAAACTACGTGTAATGGCCCAAAGATATCTCGAGGAGCATTGCTTGCAAAACACGATAGAATATACGACAGCGCATGTCGGAGACATCGTATATGGGAATGGGGGATTCTTTATGTCTGACATGGTCAGCCGTCTCAAGAGAAACAGGTTTAGAATTCCAGGAGACGGAATGTATGTCAAGAACTATGTTCATGTAGATGACGTTGTTGGAGCATTGCTTGCCATAATTGAACACGACAAGACAAACCAATCGTTCATCATTACAGGTTCCAATCCTGCACCGTTTAAGGACTTCGTAAACTGCATTTCATCTGAACTTGGCATGAAAAATCAAAGACATGTTCCAGAGTTTTTGGCAAAACTTGCCATAGGAAAAGACATTGTAAATCTCCTTACAAAATCAACCAGTGCCTCAAATGCAAAGATCATGTCAATATACAATTTTCAACATCCAAAATACCAAGACGGAATCAAGGATGTCTTTAACAGACTGAATCATCAGAAAACATAG
- a CDS encoding pentapeptide repeat-containing protein: MFADFTGIDLTNVDLTDAELHDADFTGTQLKYADLTNADLTSTTFTDANLKGITFTDADLRHADLAYARLASALMMNADLSGADLRHAYLYGALLTNSDLSNANLTNSDLTGAQLQFSDLSDADFGYASLKRANLTNSNLTNSNLEYATLSQTKLSDADLTNANFGFNLLGQASFEHAIFQNADFTDTNLLHVDLTNVDLTNANIEGAIFAYCDWGT; the protein is encoded by the coding sequence ATGTTTGCAGACTTTACGGGTATTGACTTGACAAATGTTGATTTGACGGATGCAGAACTGCATGATGCTGATTTTACAGGCACTCAGTTGAAATATGCAGATTTGACCAATGCTGATTTGACAAGTACTACTTTTACAGATGCCAATCTAAAAGGAATTACTTTTACAGATGCCGATCTCAGACATGCGGATCTTGCTTATGCCCGCTTAGCCAGTGCCCTCATGATGAATGCTGACTTGAGCGGTGCCGATCTCAGACATGCTTATCTGTATGGTGCCTTGCTGACAAATTCAGATCTTAGTAATGCCAATTTGACAAATTCAGATCTTACAGGTGCACAATTACAATTTTCTGACTTGAGCGATGCTGATTTTGGATATGCCAGTCTCAAGCGTGCCAATCTCACCAACTCCAATCTCACCAACTCCAATCTTGAATATGCCACATTATCCCAGACCAAACTATCTGATGCTGACTTGACAAATGCCAATTTTGGATTCAATTTACTGGGTCAGGCTAGTTTTGAGCATGCAATTTTCCAAAATGCTGATTTTACAGACACTAATCTTCTTCATGTGGATCTGACCAACGTGGATCTGACAAATGCCAATATTGAAGGTGCGATATTTGCATACTGTGATTGGGGAACATAG
- a CDS encoding GHKL domain-containing protein, with the protein MSDKSSKKLVVTLIISFVIIASFTGIMGFVSINVTKNSINQLVGEQSTTTANSALNKIDLSISNKISELRELASDSRIQNQLLQYERNSESIDGLISTKLQEKKSFYQNQLDYSVFSRILVTDSFGNKVGDTESARFENLSDELWWGETRESFVFVQDVSFDEYLDVNGIEISVRMDDKRGNFIGIIHALYNFEDIVRIVDETKDESQFRTSEFDLFDEYGFLIHSTSEMDEERFIGDYISDTSSNVYIELDEQFEELELKQSEILFKYGIVEPELTEKQEIQLDMKLEPLERQYDQIFRSLDFENPSFREEQELEAQLDELDEQHTTILREYGFVESELTESQEEELESELIALEEEFDSIYDDFDFDFTFGGKGFAILGTTGDIEILHSYSRQMGYQEFPGLGWTMMIHTEMDEILSDANAQQNSLLISILSVTIIAGLLGIYFARIFYGQSKKITEIEQMSVIGQLSSNIAHDMRNPLGTIRSSVERISDQNKGENKHVIQEVERIKRSVNRMSHQVEGVLNYVRTTPLISDDHSLKDMLSYAKESIQVSSNIEIVMPENDVTIECDQEKLEITFVNLILNAVQAIDKSDGTIKIRISEKSDNVMIEFENSGIPIPNEDIAKVFEPLFTSKLKGTGLGLSSCKNIIEQHGGKISVISDPVVFTVILPKKQKEHV; encoded by the coding sequence ATGAGTGATAAATCAAGCAAAAAATTAGTCGTTACACTGATAATATCCTTTGTCATTATTGCGTCATTTACTGGAATTATGGGATTCGTATCAATCAACGTAACAAAAAATTCCATCAATCAGCTAGTGGGAGAACAATCAACTACAACCGCCAACTCTGCCCTCAACAAGATTGATTTATCCATCTCTAACAAAATCTCAGAGTTACGTGAGCTGGCAAGTGACTCTAGAATTCAAAATCAACTTTTACAATATGAAAGGAATTCAGAAAGTATAGATGGTTTGATCTCAACTAAACTGCAAGAAAAAAAATCATTTTATCAGAACCAGTTAGATTACTCTGTGTTTAGCAGGATACTTGTGACAGATTCATTTGGAAATAAGGTGGGAGATACAGAATCAGCAAGGTTTGAGAATTTGTCTGACGAGTTATGGTGGGGTGAGACTAGGGAGTCTTTTGTTTTTGTCCAAGACGTTTCTTTTGACGAATATTTGGATGTGAATGGAATTGAGATTAGTGTGAGAATGGATGACAAACGAGGAAACTTTATTGGAATTATTCATGCACTTTATAATTTTGAAGACATTGTAAGAATAGTAGATGAAACAAAAGATGAATCACAATTCAGAACCTCTGAGTTTGATTTGTTTGATGAGTATGGCTTTCTGATTCATTCTACGTCTGAGATGGATGAAGAGCGATTCATCGGTGATTATATTTCGGATACCTCATCTAATGTGTATATTGAGCTTGATGAGCAATTTGAAGAATTGGAACTAAAACAGTCTGAAATCCTGTTTAAATATGGAATCGTAGAGCCCGAACTTACTGAAAAGCAAGAAATACAACTTGATATGAAACTGGAACCTCTTGAGAGGCAATATGATCAAATTTTTAGATCTCTTGACTTCGAAAATCCCTCATTTCGAGAAGAGCAGGAATTGGAGGCCCAACTTGATGAGCTAGATGAGCAACATACTACGATTCTCAGGGAATATGGATTTGTAGAATCCGAACTTACTGAAAGTCAGGAAGAGGAGCTTGAATCGGAGTTAATTGCCTTGGAGGAAGAGTTTGACTCTATTTACGATGATTTTGACTTTGATTTTACCTTTGGAGGTAAGGGATTTGCAATATTAGGCACAACGGGCGACATAGAAATCCTGCACTCATATTCTCGACAGATGGGATACCAGGAGTTTCCAGGACTGGGTTGGACCATGATGATTCACACGGAAATGGATGAAATATTGTCTGATGCCAATGCCCAGCAAAATTCCTTGTTGATATCCATATTATCTGTGACAATTATTGCAGGATTGCTGGGAATCTATTTTGCACGAATCTTTTACGGACAATCAAAAAAAATAACTGAGATAGAGCAAATGTCTGTAATCGGACAACTTTCCTCAAACATTGCACATGACATGAGAAATCCATTGGGAACAATCAGGAGTTCCGTTGAGAGAATTTCTGATCAGAACAAAGGTGAAAATAAACATGTCATTCAGGAAGTTGAACGCATCAAACGTTCAGTAAACAGAATGTCTCACCAGGTGGAAGGCGTGTTAAACTATGTCAGGACCACCCCGTTAATTTCAGATGACCATTCTCTAAAAGACATGCTTAGTTATGCAAAGGAGTCAATACAAGTTTCATCCAATATTGAGATAGTAATGCCAGAAAACGATGTCACGATAGAGTGTGATCAGGAAAAATTAGAGATCACGTTTGTCAATCTGATTTTAAATGCGGTGCAGGCAATTGACAAAAGTGACGGTACGATAAAAATTAGAATTTCTGAAAAGTCTGACAACGTCATGATAGAATTTGAAAACTCTGGAATTCCAATCCCCAATGAGGATATAGCCAAGGTCTTTGAACCGTTGTTTACATCAAAACTAAAGGGAACGGGTCTAGGATTGTCAAGTTGCAAGAACATCATAGAGCAGCATGGTGGTAAAATCTCTGTGATCTCTGATCCTGTGGTATTTACCGTAATACTGCCAAAAAAGCAAAAAGAGCACGTTTGA
- a CDS encoding response regulator has product MFLGKKILFADDDVDFLEATQLMLLDKGFDVVTATDGVDAVEQYREIKPDIMFLDIKMPEIDGYEAFFRIVKSDTDARIVFTSSYALDDEKYHRAKLLSLRGLLNKPLEFRDLEKMIQKHSK; this is encoded by the coding sequence ATGTTTTTAGGTAAGAAAATCCTATTTGCCGATGATGATGTAGACTTTTTGGAGGCCACGCAGCTCATGCTTTTGGACAAGGGATTTGATGTTGTCACTGCCACTGATGGAGTTGACGCAGTCGAGCAATATCGAGAAATCAAGCCAGATATCATGTTTTTAGACATCAAAATGCCCGAAATTGACGGATATGAGGCATTCTTTAGAATAGTAAAGTCAGATACTGATGCTAGAATTGTATTTACCTCAAGTTATGCGCTGGATGATGAAAAATATCACAGGGCAAAATTACTATCTCTCAGGGGACTGCTCAACAAACCGTTGGAGTTCAGAGATTTGGAAAAGATGATACAAAAGCATTCCAAATGA